Proteins encoded within one genomic window of Eurosta solidaginis isolate ZX-2024a chromosome 1, ASM4086904v1, whole genome shotgun sequence:
- the LOC137237833 gene encoding probable peptidyl-tRNA hydrolase 2, with translation MGDHKLLDTAQVINGLAVLLSFFVGYXYALKRHDINEDTKGANKGDGDAAAASGGFFASFRKNYKMVLIVRNDLKMGKGKIGAQCGHGAVGAYQKAMQRIPHIVRAWENTGCAKIALRVESEREMMVIKRAADATNLVTCLIHDAGRTQIEPNSKTVLAIGPADVDDIDKVTGHLKLL, from the exons ATGGGTGATCACAAATTATTGGACACTGCTCAGGTCATTAATGGATTAGCTGTGCTGCTTTCATTCTTCGTCGGATACAN GTATGCCTTAAAAAGGCATGATATTAATGAAGACACTAAAGGTGCCAATAAAGGTGATGGAGATGCAGCGGCGGCGTCTGGGGGT TTCTTTGCTAGTTTTCGCAAGAATTATAAAATGGTGCTGATCGTACGGAATGATTTAAAAATGGGTAAAGGCAAAATAGGAGCACAATGTGGACATGGTGCTGTAGGTGCCTACCAAAAAGCAATGCAACGCATACCACATATCGTACGCGCATGGGAAAATACGGGATGTGCCAAAATTGCACTACGCGTTGAAAGTGAACGTGAAATGATGGTGATAAAACGCGCCGCAGATGCAACCAATCTCGTAACGTGCCTAATACACGACGCCGGACGTACACAAATTGAACCCAATTCAAAAACTGTCTTGGCCATTGGTCCAGCAGATGTTGATGATATTGATAAGGTTACAGGGCATTTAAAACTTTTGTAA
- the twr gene encoding signal peptidase complex catalytic subunit SEC11A produces the protein MGLAEIIQFDEMLRDFNRMNKRQSLYQVLSFAMIVSSALMIWKGLMVVTGSESPIVVVLSGSMEPAFHRGDLLFLTNYKEEPVRVGEIVVFKVEGRDIPIVHRVIKLHEKEDGSVKFLTKGDNNNVDDRGLYAPGQMWLTKKDIVGRARGFLPYVGIITIFMNEYPKVKWAILSILAIFVLLHRE, from the exons atggGACTGGCAGAGATAATACAATTTGATGAAATGCTGCGGGATTTCAATAGAATGAACAAACGGCAG TCACTTTATCAAGTATTAAGTTTTGCGATGATTGTTTCATCTGCATTGATGATTTGGAAAGGACTGATGGTAGTAACTGGTAGCGAATCACCTATTGTTGTGGTCTTGAGTGGTAGTATGGAACCGGCCTTTCATCGTGGCGATTTACTTTTCCTCACCAATTATAAGGAAGAGCCAGTACGTGTAGGAGAAATAGTTGTCTTCAAAGTAGAGGGGAGGGATATACCTATAGTGCATCGTGTGATTAAATTGCATGAAAA GGAAGATGGCTCTGTAAAATTCCTGACCAAAGGCGATAACAACAATGTCGATGATCGGGGTCTTTACGCTCCTGGGCAAATGTGGTTAACGAAAAAGGATATAGTTGGCCGAGCAAGAGGGTTTCTGCCGTATGTTGGAATAATAACAATATTTATGAACGAATATCCAAAAGTGAAG tGGGCAATATTATCAATTTTAGCTATATTTGTGCTGCTTCATCGCGAATAA